The genomic segment TATTAGTTATTGTTTTCATACTTTCTCCGAAGGTCATTCAATTCGTTGGGAATATGCAGGTTTATTTGATATCTTATATTAATCTTGCTTTAACTAGGTATGCAGCAATAGGATTTTTCATTGTCATTCTTTTTATTATACTATTTATTATTTGGCAACTTATTGGATGGTATTCTAAGGAGTACATTTTAACACAATCCCGAATCATTATCAAATATGGGGTGTTGTCCACTAAGAAAAATTATATGCCTTATGCAGCTATTCAAGATATCAATACTTCACAAAGTGTTTTTGGTAAAATATTTAATGTAGGAACTATTTCTTTATTTAGTGCTTATGATAACAATCAAATGGAATTGTCCGCCATATCAAATCCTTCTGAAGTAGAAGAGATTATCTTTTCCAATATGGTTAATCACAGGGCATATGGTGAATCAAATCCATATCCTCATAATGATATGTCATATGGGAGGAATTTCCAAACAAATGATAGCTATCTTGAAAAAAATGATTATTATGATGAATTCGAACCGATTACTCCAATTGGTCGTGAAAAAGATAAATCTCCAAGAAGAGATTATGAATATTATCCTGATGATTTCAGTCAAGGTGAAAATAATCGTAAAAAATATGAATATGAGCCTTATACTGATAATTTCTATGATGTTGAGGATAAGCAATTCGAACCTAGATACAAAGAACCTTTAAATCAGCATGATGATTATGGTAGGGATAGTGTGGCATATGAATCCAATTCCATTAGATATGATGAATCTTATGATGATTATGGTAGGGATAGTGTGACATATGAACC from the uncultured Methanobrevibacter sp. genome contains:
- a CDS encoding PH domain-containing protein — protein: MIFDKNDDVRNERILYQAKPNMLFGCKKAIYGIVLLVIVFILSPKVIQFVGNMQVYLISYINLALTRYAAIGFFIVILFIILFIIWQLIGWYSKEYILTQSRIIIKYGVLSTKKNYMPYAAIQDINTSQSVFGKIFNVGTISLFSAYDNNQMELSAISNPSEVEEIIFSNMVNHRAYGESNPYPHNDMSYGRNFQTNDSYLEKNDYYDEFEPITPIGREKDKSPRRDYEYYPDDFSQGENNRKKYEYEPYTDNFYDVEDKQFEPRYKEPLNQHDDYGRDSVAYESNSIRYDESYDDYGRDSVTYEPNSIRYDESYDDYGRDSVAYESNSIRYEEPSNQSSDKSYYNEIRDEYSYRDDDYYQNNGREVYYNDNANNNVQDKSVDVDESSEKVIRRHFDKFKK